The Rhodospirillaceae bacterium genome has a segment encoding these proteins:
- a CDS encoding bifunctional (p)ppGpp synthetase/guanosine-3',5'-bis(diphosphate) 3'-pyrophosphohydrolase, producing the protein MIRHEDLIQKVKSYEPNVDRMALGEAYNFSMARHGTQLRASGAPYFSHPAEVAVILADLRLDVDSIITALLHDTVEDGVAELQEIENKFGPSVAKLVDGVTKLGKLELGRDTTIHQAENFRKLLLAISEDIRVLLVKLADRLHNMRTLHYISNSGKRRRIARETLEIYAPLAERIGMEEMKDELEDLTFAELQPDARGSIVKRLESLRTADSAVIPSIIEELVETLRLSGITATVGGREKTPYSIWRKMARREVDFEQIADVMAFRAVVPSEDDCYSALGVVHRAYHTVPGRFKDYISIPKPNGYKSLHTTVIGPGKRRIEIQIRTAAMDEVAEYGVSAHWIYKAEDNGALLERGDARFRWLRELLEILEHASGPEEFLEHTKLEMYRDQVFCFTPKGDLIALPDGATPVDFAYSVHSEIGDHCVGVKINGRVAPLRTQLQNGDQVEILSSSGQTPDPNWEHFVVTGKARTRIRRFVRDREENEFAILGEEILKKTFSESEEILTREVVQPFVEKNELKDVSELFSLVGQGRLDSREVLSMVAPRAARKRRGGRRIIIPFRKPRFKAKRKGETVAIKGLTPGMAVHLAGCCSPLPGDRIVGLINEGKGVTVHTIDCEVLESFSSTPERWIDITWNSSLAETESHVGRISAILNNIPGSLSALTEVIARVEGNISNLKVTNRSTDFFEFVIDVEVMSVQHLTQIIAALRAHPAIYQVERVGK; encoded by the coding sequence ATGATCAGGCATGAAGACCTAATTCAAAAGGTCAAGTCTTATGAACCAAATGTAGACCGGATGGCGCTAGGTGAGGCGTATAACTTTTCCATGGCGAGGCATGGGACCCAGCTTCGTGCCTCCGGAGCTCCTTATTTCTCACACCCCGCGGAGGTCGCTGTTATTTTGGCTGACCTCCGTTTGGATGTGGATTCCATCATTACGGCATTGTTGCACGACACCGTCGAAGATGGAGTTGCAGAACTACAAGAGATCGAAAATAAATTTGGGCCAAGTGTGGCAAAGTTAGTCGATGGTGTTACTAAGCTTGGGAAATTGGAGTTGGGTAGGGATACTACGATTCACCAGGCTGAGAATTTTCGTAAACTCTTATTGGCTATTTCTGAGGATATTCGTGTTTTACTCGTAAAACTAGCTGACCGACTTCATAATATGCGAACCCTTCATTACATAAGTAATTCGGGGAAGCGTCGACGAATTGCCCGAGAAACGTTAGAAATCTATGCGCCATTAGCGGAGCGCATTGGCATGGAAGAAATGAAGGATGAATTGGAGGATTTGACATTTGCTGAACTGCAGCCAGATGCCAGAGGTTCAATAGTAAAAAGGCTGGAATCTTTGAGGACTGCTGATTCTGCTGTAATCCCAAGTATCATCGAGGAGTTGGTTGAGACATTACGCTTGTCAGGGATTACTGCAACAGTTGGGGGGAGGGAGAAAACTCCATATTCTATCTGGCGCAAAATGGCTCGGCGTGAGGTGGACTTCGAACAAATTGCAGATGTAATGGCATTCAGAGCTGTTGTGCCATCTGAGGACGATTGTTACAGTGCTTTAGGAGTGGTTCATCGGGCCTATCATACTGTGCCAGGAAGATTTAAGGACTATATATCGATACCCAAGCCAAACGGATATAAGTCTTTGCATACCACTGTCATTGGGCCAGGGAAACGCCGGATTGAGATCCAAATCCGGACTGCTGCCATGGACGAGGTGGCGGAATATGGAGTTTCAGCTCACTGGATTTATAAAGCAGAGGATAATGGAGCTCTGTTAGAACGGGGAGATGCTCGATTTCGATGGCTGCGGGAGCTGCTAGAGATATTGGAGCATGCGTCTGGACCCGAGGAGTTTTTGGAACATACAAAACTTGAAATGTATCGTGACCAAGTATTTTGTTTTACTCCGAAGGGTGATCTAATCGCGTTGCCGGATGGAGCGACTCCAGTAGATTTTGCCTATTCAGTGCACTCAGAGATTGGGGATCACTGTGTCGGAGTAAAAATAAACGGGAGAGTAGCGCCTCTACGAACTCAGTTGCAGAATGGCGATCAAGTCGAAATTTTAAGCTCCAGCGGACAAACACCCGATCCAAATTGGGAACATTTTGTCGTGACCGGTAAGGCCAGGACCAGGATCCGTCGTTTTGTGAGAGATCGTGAGGAAAATGAGTTTGCCATCCTGGGAGAGGAAATATTAAAAAAGACTTTCTCTGAATCTGAGGAGATTTTGACGAGAGAGGTTGTCCAGCCATTTGTCGAAAAAAATGAACTCAAAGATGTTAGTGAGTTATTTAGTTTAGTTGGTCAGGGGAGGTTGGACTCCAGGGAGGTTTTATCGATGGTCGCTCCGAGGGCGGCCAGGAAAAGACGCGGCGGCCGGAGGATAATCATTCCATTTCGTAAACCCCGTTTTAAGGCAAAAAGGAAAGGTGAAACAGTCGCCATTAAAGGTTTGACACCGGGGATGGCGGTTCATTTGGCTGGATGCTGCAGTCCATTGCCTGGCGATCGGATTGTGGGCCTGATAAATGAGGGAAAAGGTGTCACTGTACATACTATTGATTGTGAGGTTTTGGAGAGTTTTTCGAGTACACCAGAAAGATGGATAGACATTACATGGAATTCGTCTCTAGCTGAGACAGAGAGCCACGTTGGAAGGATATCTGCGATTCTCAATAATATTCCTGGTAGCTTGAGTGCCTTGACGGAAGTCATCGCGAGGGTTGAAGGGAATATTTCCAACTTAAAGGTCACAAACCGATCGACGGATTTTTTTGAGTTCGTTATCGACGTAGAGGTTATGAGCGTCCAGCACCTAACCCAAATCATTGCGGCTCTGCGGGCCCATCCTGCAATTTACCAAGTGGAAAGGGTTGGGAAATGA
- a CDS encoding DNA-directed RNA polymerase subunit omega yields the protein MARVTVEDCIIKISNRFKLVMLAAQRARQISAGSELLVERDRDKNPVVALREIAEDRVLPDDLLDGVITGFQKHAHRDEPEEEVELESQEPINPEEAKAQLAATKPPSPKEKDPLEY from the coding sequence ATGGCGCGGGTAACTGTTGAAGATTGTATTATTAAAATTTCTAATCGGTTTAAGCTGGTTATGCTGGCTGCTCAGAGGGCAAGACAGATCTCTGCTGGCTCTGAGTTGCTTGTGGAGCGAGACAGGGACAAAAATCCTGTGGTGGCCCTGCGAGAGATAGCGGAAGATAGGGTTCTGCCAGATGATCTTTTGGATGGTGTAATTACTGGTTTCCAGAAACATGCTCATAGGGATGAACCCGAGGAGGAGGTAGAATTGGAGAGCCAGGAGCCAATTAATCCTGAGGAGGCGAAAGCTCAGTTGGCTGCAACAAAACCGCCATCCCCTAAAGAAAAAGACCCTCTTGAGTACTAA
- the folK gene encoding 2-amino-4-hydroxy-6-hydroxymethyldihydropteridine diphosphokinase, translating into MMELEREEGILIGIGANLPLSAQDGPLSTCRKALKKIQDSRISVLSKSSWYLSEPVPVSADPWYINGVILVSTDLKPNKLLRTLLDIENLFGRSVRDRIGPRTLDLDLLSYGETTCFQEGSPELSLPHPQLEKRNFVTVPLAEILPNWRHPISGVAAYELAGNLHRNQKIIKLSPQD; encoded by the coding sequence ATGATGGAACTGGAAAGAGAAGAAGGAATTTTGATTGGTATAGGTGCTAATCTTCCTTTAAGCGCTCAGGATGGTCCCCTATCTACTTGTCGGAAAGCTCTTAAGAAGATCCAAGATTCTAGAATTTCTGTATTGAGTAAATCCTCCTGGTATTTAAGCGAGCCTGTGCCAGTCAGTGCCGACCCATGGTATATTAATGGAGTGATTTTGGTCAGTACTGACCTTAAGCCAAATAAGCTTTTAAGGACGTTGTTGGATATTGAAAATTTGTTTGGACGCTCTGTGCGAGATAGGATAGGTCCGCGGACATTAGATTTAGATCTGCTATCCTATGGAGAAACGACTTGTTTCCAGGAAGGATCGCCAGAGTTAAGCCTCCCCCACCCTCAGCTCGAAAAACGCAATTTTGTTACAGTTCCCTTAGCAGAAATTTTGCCGAATTGGCGCCATCCAATTTCAGGTGTGGCGGCCTACGAATTGGCAGGAAATCTGCACAGGAATCAGAAAATAATTAAACTTAGCCCACAAGACTAG
- a CDS encoding uracil-DNA glycosylase has product MVPKRKIKITEPKINCQKCSRLAQFRAKNRLVQPEWYNGAVPAFGSPEAKLLIVGLAPGLKGANRTGRPFTGDYAGDLLYPACQKSGLACGSYQRSQTDTLQLIDCRVTNAVRCVPPNNKPVLSEINVCNEFLRKEINAMNRIKVILALGHIAHNSVLRALDIKLSHYKFQHGAFHSISKPFVLANSYHCSRYNTNTGRLTKEMFDDVLRNVCLTLGQSK; this is encoded by the coding sequence ATGGTACCGAAACGTAAGATTAAGATAACAGAACCGAAGATTAATTGCCAAAAATGTTCAAGGCTTGCCCAGTTCCGAGCTAAAAATAGATTGGTTCAACCAGAATGGTACAATGGCGCTGTGCCTGCCTTTGGTTCGCCGGAAGCCAAGTTGCTGATAGTAGGTCTAGCTCCCGGCTTAAAGGGTGCTAACCGAACGGGTCGCCCGTTCACGGGTGATTATGCTGGCGACCTCCTATATCCAGCCTGCCAAAAATCTGGATTAGCCTGCGGCAGCTACCAACGCTCCCAGACGGACACTCTGCAGCTTATAGATTGTCGCGTAACTAACGCTGTCCGCTGTGTGCCCCCTAATAATAAACCAGTTCTTTCCGAAATTAATGTATGCAACGAATTTTTAAGAAAAGAAATTAACGCAATGAATAGGATTAAAGTTATTCTGGCATTGGGCCATATCGCGCATAACTCAGTTTTACGTGCACTAGATATTAAGTTATCTCACTACAAGTTCCAACATGGAGCCTTCCATTCAATCTCAAAGCCCTTCGTATTGGCCAACAGTTACCATTGCTCCCGCTACAATACTAATACGGGTCGCTTAACAAAAGAAATGTTTGACGACGTATTACGAAATGTATGTTTGACTCTTGGACAATCAAAATGA
- a CDS encoding SsrA-binding protein, with protein sequence MARGEVDRKIVGQNRKAYHNYFIEEKVEAGLVLQGTEVKVLRTGQASLGDCYASFDAGEAFLSNLHIPAYRDASHFNHDPLRPRKLLLHKKEIDQLRGKVQRDGYTLVPLSLFFNDRGRVKVELSLARGRRQVDKRQREKSRDWDRQKARLLRSRG encoded by the coding sequence ATGGCACGCGGTGAAGTAGATAGAAAAATTGTTGGTCAGAACCGGAAGGCTTACCATAATTATTTCATAGAGGAAAAAGTTGAGGCTGGCCTGGTATTGCAGGGTACAGAAGTCAAGGTGCTACGAACTGGTCAGGCGAGTCTTGGCGATTGCTACGCGTCTTTTGATGCTGGAGAGGCTTTTCTGAGTAACTTGCATATTCCAGCTTATCGGGATGCTTCCCATTTTAATCATGACCCGCTCCGTCCGCGAAAACTTCTTCTTCATAAAAAAGAGATTGATCAGCTAAGAGGAAAGGTTCAACGGGATGGGTATACATTAGTACCTCTAAGTCTGTTTTTTAATGATCGAGGTAGGGTAAAGGTGGAGTTGAGTTTAGCGCGTGGGCGTCGTCAAGTGGATAAACGCCAACGTGAGAAATCTAGAGATTGGGACAGGCAGAAGGCCCGTCTGCTTCGTTCTCGAGGTTAG
- a CDS encoding 4-hydroxy-tetrahydrodipicolinate synthase, whose translation MFKGSYTALITPFRDGQVDEKAFGDFVEWQIKSGVHGLVPCGTTGESPSLSHEEHQRVTELCIEVANRRVPVIAGTGSNSTMEAIELTQHAAKSGADAALVVMPYYNKPTPEGQFEHFKAIAENSSIPIIIYNIPGRSVVDMSVQTMARLSEITNIVGVKDATGDASRPSLVRHLIGKEFCQLSGEDGCVPAMLAHGGHGCISVTANVAPSLCAQMHEDWQKGNLSDALAAHDKLTPLNEALFSETSPGPVKYAASLLGLCLEDLRLPMTNIRDETKARVRSALGMAGLLNESSEQWHAVK comes from the coding sequence ATGTTTAAGGGCTCATATACAGCTTTGATCACCCCGTTCCGCGATGGACAGGTGGACGAGAAAGCTTTTGGAGATTTTGTTGAGTGGCAGATTAAGTCTGGGGTCCATGGCCTTGTGCCCTGTGGAACGACTGGCGAGTCCCCAAGCCTGAGCCATGAGGAGCACCAACGGGTTACTGAGTTATGCATTGAGGTAGCTAATCGAAGAGTTCCAGTTATAGCTGGTACAGGCTCGAATTCGACAATGGAGGCCATAGAACTCACCCAGCATGCTGCGAAGTCGGGCGCTGACGCGGCGTTAGTTGTAATGCCTTATTATAATAAGCCTACGCCAGAGGGGCAATTTGAGCATTTTAAGGCTATAGCAGAAAACTCTTCGATTCCCATTATTATCTATAATATTCCTGGCCGCTCGGTGGTCGATATGTCTGTGCAGACTATGGCGCGTTTATCTGAGATAACTAATATAGTTGGCGTGAAGGATGCCACTGGTGATGCTTCGCGACCTAGTTTAGTTAGGCATCTAATCGGAAAAGAGTTTTGTCAATTGAGTGGGGAAGATGGGTGTGTGCCAGCGATGTTGGCGCACGGCGGACATGGATGTATCTCGGTTACTGCTAATGTTGCCCCCTCCTTGTGTGCCCAAATGCATGAGGATTGGCAAAAAGGAAACCTTAGTGATGCTTTGGCTGCTCATGATAAGCTGACACCTCTTAATGAAGCCTTGTTTTCGGAAACCAGTCCCGGTCCTGTCAAATATGCAGCAAGCCTTTTGGGCTTGTGTCTTGAAGACCTCAGACTGCCGATGACAAATATTCGGGATGAAACAAAGGCTCGTGTTCGAAGCGCCTTAGGGATGGCCGGGCTTTTGAATGAAAGTTCTGAACAATGGCACGCGGTGAAGTAG
- a CDS encoding pyridoxal-5'-phosphate-dependent protein: MNDLTTYADIIAAARTLNGHSVPTPLINNKLLDDLIGAQVLIKCENLQMTGSFKFRGAFNKISHLVNNNANKLFVAWSSGNHAQAVAAASAMSDAKASIVMPRDAPQIKIEGTKYFGAKIIFYDRNTEVREDIGTQLASETGAQIVPPYDDEYVIAGQGTVGLEAAAQMLALDVSPDIALVPCGGGGLIAGCAIALRQHFPNIIIHPVEPKGFDDTGRSLTLGKRVSNSPGESSLCDSLLAPTPGAVTFKINSQLLGSGKVVSDEDIQFALMFAMKQLKMVTEPGGVAGLADLLCNKEAYKGKKVLVILSGGNVDPAILEQAINS, encoded by the coding sequence ATGAACGATTTAACCACTTACGCTGACATTATTGCTGCCGCACGAACTCTTAACGGACATAGTGTTCCGACACCATTGATTAATAATAAGCTTCTCGACGATCTGATAGGAGCCCAAGTGCTCATCAAATGTGAGAATTTGCAGATGACCGGTTCCTTTAAGTTTCGGGGGGCATTTAACAAGATTTCCCATCTAGTAAATAATAACGCTAACAAGTTATTTGTTGCATGGTCCTCTGGGAATCACGCACAGGCCGTGGCAGCTGCTAGCGCAATGAGCGACGCCAAGGCGTCAATCGTAATGCCACGTGATGCCCCTCAAATTAAAATCGAGGGAACAAAGTACTTTGGAGCGAAAATTATTTTTTATGATCGTAATACTGAAGTACGAGAAGATATAGGAACCCAGCTGGCCAGTGAAACAGGGGCACAAATAGTTCCACCTTATGACGATGAATATGTTATTGCAGGACAAGGCACTGTCGGCCTGGAAGCCGCCGCTCAAATGCTCGCACTCGATGTGAGCCCGGACATCGCCCTAGTACCCTGTGGTGGAGGGGGTTTAATCGCAGGTTGCGCCATAGCCCTTCGTCAACATTTCCCAAACATTATAATTCACCCCGTGGAACCAAAGGGATTTGACGATACAGGTCGCTCCCTGACACTCGGAAAACGAGTGTCTAATAGCCCAGGTGAGAGTTCTCTATGTGATTCCTTGCTAGCACCGACTCCGGGGGCTGTTACCTTTAAGATAAATTCCCAACTTCTAGGGAGTGGAAAAGTTGTTTCTGACGAGGATATTCAATTTGCGCTTATGTTTGCTATGAAACAATTAAAAATGGTGACAGAACCTGGTGGGGTAGCCGGTCTGGCCGATCTCCTCTGCAATAAAGAGGCATACAAGGGAAAGAAAGTCTTAGTCATTTTATCAGGCGGGAATGTCGACCCAGCTATCCTTGAACAGGCCATCAACAGCTAA
- a CDS encoding carnitine dehydratase, with translation MSGPLEGFKIIDLTSNITGPLATMTLADQGANVIKVERPGVGDHVRSAGTAVNGFSAGFLNNNRNKRSIAIDLKSKQGLEVFKQLIPGTDVVIQNFRPGVAERLGLSEPSTRKIVPDIVYVSISGFGQTGPYAQRPAYDPVIQGLCGLATVQAGSDEERPRLIRTILPDKLTAMTAAQAISAALLSRSQTGLGQHVRLSMLDTLIAFMWSSDMNQHTFVDGPGGSETKASKIDLIYETADGFMTVAVNTNREWAALTRALERPEWLHDHRFETPELRARNIDVRLDLIQGILSTAPTAYWVGRLDEERVPCSPVLTRKDMLDNEQVKANDIIVQYNHPKAGKIRQARGAAKFSMSDTSNPMGAPGLGEHSREILLEAGVSEGEIEALVAERVVQV, from the coding sequence ATGTCTGGACCGCTTGAAGGTTTTAAAATAATTGATTTGACCAGTAACATAACAGGCCCTTTGGCGACCATGACTCTGGCTGACCAAGGAGCGAACGTTATTAAGGTAGAAAGACCGGGGGTTGGAGATCACGTGAGATCCGCCGGGACGGCTGTGAATGGTTTCTCGGCAGGTTTTCTAAATAACAACCGTAACAAGCGTTCAATTGCAATAGACCTTAAATCCAAGCAAGGATTAGAAGTTTTTAAACAGCTGATTCCTGGGACTGATGTGGTTATCCAAAACTTTCGGCCAGGAGTTGCAGAGCGTTTAGGTCTCTCCGAACCAAGCACAAGAAAGATTGTTCCGGATATTGTGTATGTATCAATCAGTGGATTTGGCCAAACTGGTCCATATGCCCAAAGACCAGCCTACGATCCCGTTATACAAGGGCTTTGTGGCTTAGCCACGGTGCAAGCTGGTTCAGATGAAGAACGCCCTCGGCTTATCCGAACCATTTTGCCTGACAAATTGACAGCAATGACAGCAGCCCAGGCAATCTCGGCGGCACTTTTGTCGCGTAGCCAGACCGGTCTAGGTCAACACGTCCGCCTGTCTATGTTGGACACACTCATAGCTTTCATGTGGTCGTCAGATATGAATCAACATACTTTCGTAGATGGGCCGGGTGGATCAGAGACCAAGGCTAGCAAAATTGACTTAATTTATGAGACTGCAGACGGCTTCATGACAGTAGCTGTAAATACAAATCGCGAGTGGGCTGCTTTGACGCGAGCACTGGAACGCCCGGAATGGTTGCATGACCATCGGTTTGAAACCCCGGAACTGCGGGCTAGAAATATCGATGTTCGTTTGGATTTGATCCAGGGAATTTTGTCTACTGCCCCAACAGCGTATTGGGTAGGGAGGTTGGATGAAGAAAGGGTGCCTTGTTCGCCTGTGCTGACAAGGAAAGATATGTTGGATAATGAGCAGGTTAAAGCTAATGATATCATTGTCCAATATAATCATCCCAAGGCCGGAAAAATTCGCCAGGCGAGGGGAGCCGCCAAGTTTTCCATGAGCGATACAAGTAATCCTATGGGGGCCCCAGGTCTTGGGGAGCATTCCAGAGAAATTTTGCTGGAAGCAGGGGTTTCAGAGGGAGAGATAGAGGCTTTAGTTGCGGAGAGAGTGGTGCAAGTTTAA